A single genomic interval of Mangifera indica cultivar Alphonso chromosome 5, CATAS_Mindica_2.1, whole genome shotgun sequence harbors:
- the LOC123217237 gene encoding U1 small nuclear ribonucleoprotein A-like isoform X1 — protein sequence MEEVNPGNEIPRNMTIYINNLNEKIKLEGYASTISFSLYIFFSQFGKILAVLAFKTLKHKGQAWVVFEDVSSATSAIRQMQGFPFYDKPMRIRYAKTKSDIIAKADGTFVPRERRKRHEDKGKKRREQHDANQAGMGLNPAYAGAYGATPALSQIPYPGGAKSVVPEAPAPPNSILFVQNVPHDTTPMALQMFFLQFPGFKEVRMVEAKPGIAFVEYGDEMQATVAMQGLQGLKIGQQNLLISYAKK from the exons ATGGAGGAGGTAAATCCAGGCAATGAAATTCCTCGAAACATGaccatttatattaataaccTCAACGAGAAAATCAAACTCGAAGGTTATGCTTCCaccatctctttctctctttacaTTT TTTTCTCACAATTCGGGAAGATATTGGCGGTTTTGGCATTCAAGACACTGAAGCACAAAGGCCAAGCTTGGGTTGTGTTTGAGGATGTTTCCTCCGCTACTAGTGCTATCCGGCAAATGCAGGGTTTCCCCTTCTATGACAAGCCTATG AGAATACGATATGCTAAAACAAAATCAGATATAATAGCAAAGGCAGATGGTACATTTGTTCCACGTGAAAGACGGAAAAGGCATGAGGACAAGG GAAAAAAACGAAGAGAGCAACACGATGCTAATCAAGCTGGAATGGGTCTGAATCCTGCATATGCTGGTGCCTATGGTGCAACACCTGCG CTGTCACAAATACCCTATCCAGGTGGTGCAAAATCTGTGGTCCCAGAGGCTCCAGCTCCACCAAATAGCATACTATTTGTCCAGAATGTTCCCCATGACACAACTCCAATGGCACTGCAAATGTTCTTCCTCCAGTTCCCTGGTTTCAAGGAGGTTAGGATGGTGGAAGCAAAGCCAGGAATTGCCTTTGTGGAATATGGAGATGAGATGCAAGCAACAGTAGCAATGCAGGGACTCCAAGGCTTGAAGATCGGCCAACAAAACTTGTTGATTTCCTATGCCAAAAAGTAG
- the LOC123217237 gene encoding U1 small nuclear ribonucleoprotein A-like isoform X2 has translation MEEVNPGNEIPRNMTIYINNLNEKIKLEELKKSLHAVFSQFGKILAVLAFKTLKHKGQAWVVFEDVSSATSAIRQMQGFPFYDKPMRIRYAKTKSDIIAKADGTFVPRERRKRHEDKGKKRREQHDANQAGMGLNPAYAGAYGATPALSQIPYPGGAKSVVPEAPAPPNSILFVQNVPHDTTPMALQMFFLQFPGFKEVRMVEAKPGIAFVEYGDEMQATVAMQGLQGLKIGQQNLLISYAKK, from the exons ATGGAGGAGGTAAATCCAGGCAATGAAATTCCTCGAAACATGaccatttatattaataaccTCAACGAGAAAATCAAACTCGAAG AATTGAAGAAATCGCTACACGCAGTTTTCTCACAATTCGGGAAGATATTGGCGGTTTTGGCATTCAAGACACTGAAGCACAAAGGCCAAGCTTGGGTTGTGTTTGAGGATGTTTCCTCCGCTACTAGTGCTATCCGGCAAATGCAGGGTTTCCCCTTCTATGACAAGCCTATG AGAATACGATATGCTAAAACAAAATCAGATATAATAGCAAAGGCAGATGGTACATTTGTTCCACGTGAAAGACGGAAAAGGCATGAGGACAAGG GAAAAAAACGAAGAGAGCAACACGATGCTAATCAAGCTGGAATGGGTCTGAATCCTGCATATGCTGGTGCCTATGGTGCAACACCTGCG CTGTCACAAATACCCTATCCAGGTGGTGCAAAATCTGTGGTCCCAGAGGCTCCAGCTCCACCAAATAGCATACTATTTGTCCAGAATGTTCCCCATGACACAACTCCAATGGCACTGCAAATGTTCTTCCTCCAGTTCCCTGGTTTCAAGGAGGTTAGGATGGTGGAAGCAAAGCCAGGAATTGCCTTTGTGGAATATGGAGATGAGATGCAAGCAACAGTAGCAATGCAGGGACTCCAAGGCTTGAAGATCGGCCAACAAAACTTGTTGATTTCCTATGCCAAAAAGTAG
- the LOC123217238 gene encoding mediator of RNA polymerase II transcription subunit 28-like, whose product MAQQAAIDQQLEQTPHPPREDMISCVGALEAALLPCLPARELQAIDRSPHQSHQIDVERHARDFMEAAKKLQLYFTSLQREDQPTKTEILRKDIAMMEEELKTKNEIIKKQEKLIQGWRNELKDQLNKHKTELKRV is encoded by the exons ATGGCTCAACAAGCAGCGATAGATCAACAACTTGAACAAACGCCCCATCCTCCTCGGGAAGACATGATATCGTGCGTAGGAGCATTGGAAGCCGCTCTGCTTCCATGCTTGCCTGCTAGAGAGCTCCAAGCAATCGACCGTTCTCCGCATCAGTCTCATCAGA TTGATGTGGAGAGGCATGCTAGAGATTTTATGGAGGCTGCCAAGAAGCTCCAACTGTATTTTACCAGTCTGCAACGGGAGGATCAGCCAACAAAGACCGAAATACTTAGAAAG GATATTGCTATGATGGAAGAAGAATTGAAGACTAAGAACGAGATCATCAAGAAACAGGAGAAACTCATTCAAGGATGGAGGAATGAGTTGAAGGACCAATTGAATAAACACAAAACGGAGTTGAAGAGGGTATAG